A stretch of Helicobacter pylori DNA encodes these proteins:
- a CDS encoding class II aldolase and adducin N-terminal domain-containing protein codes for MNTHTRGIDSNLIHSLKSISLSMFRKGFFGLYQGSISARIGTNQFVINKRNAVFDQLNENTLLVLHDKMDYRWKEASLDSPIHASVYREFLDAKFIAYARPPYSLAYSLRHNRLLPRDYLGYRSLGEEISIFNPKDYDSWQERADTEILRQLQESKKYFVFIKGCGIFAYHRELSKLMEVFDLIENSCKVLRLGDLMDYCYNDDPRLSV; via the coding sequence ATGAACACACACACAAGAGGCATTGACAGCAATCTGATTCATTCGCTCAAAAGCATTTCATTATCCATGTTTAGAAAGGGTTTTTTTGGGCTTTATCAAGGCTCTATCTCAGCGCGCATTGGCACGAATCAATTTGTGATCAATAAAAGAAACGCTGTTTTTGATCAATTGAATGAAAACACCTTATTGGTTTTGCATGACAAGATGGATTATCGCTGGAAAGAAGCGAGTCTGGATTCGCCCATTCATGCGAGCGTGTATAGGGAGTTTTTGGACGCTAAATTCATCGCTTATGCACGCCCTCCTTATAGTTTGGCGTATTCCTTGCGCCACAACCGATTGCTCCCTAGGGATTATTTAGGGTATCGTTCTTTGGGCGAAGAAATTTCCATTTTTAACCCCAAAGACTATGACAGCTGGCAAGAAAGAGCGGATACAGAAATTTTACGCCAATTACAAGAGAGCAAAAAATATTTTGTTTTCATTAAGGGGTGTGGGATTTTTGCCTACCACAGAGAGCTTTCTAAACTCATGGAAGTTTTTGATTTGATTGAAAACTCATGCAAGGTTTTACGATTGGGCGATTTAATGGATTATTGCTATAATGATGATCCACGATTGAGCGTGTAA
- a CDS encoding HrcA family transcriptional regulator, giving the protein MVIDEIFQIMMLRRIKVGSDLNKKESLLDAFVKTYLQILEPISSKRLKELANLKISCATIRNYFQILSKEGMLHQAHSSGARLPTFKAFENYWHKSLHFEVLKVNEKRLKSASENFGLFTLLKKPSLERLERVIECEKRFLILDFLAFSCTLGYSVKMEKFLLELVGRSVKEVRLIAASVNALSLARQLERLEYSSTQMTRFNLMGLKTLLNSPLFFDILEGKVLERLKKGLHFIEPDCMLVIRPIEFQNKRMQLLCVGKLECDYEGFFQTIS; this is encoded by the coding sequence ATGGTGATTGACGAGATTTTTCAAATAATGATGTTAAGAAGAATTAAAGTAGGTTCTGATTTGAATAAAAAAGAGAGTTTGTTAGATGCGTTTGTTAAAACCTATCTGCAGATTTTAGAACCCATTAGCTCTAAACGCTTAAAAGAGTTGGCAAACTTGAAAATATCTTGTGCGACAATCAGGAATTATTTTCAAATCCTTTCTAAAGAAGGCATGCTCCATCAAGCCCATTCTAGCGGCGCTAGATTGCCTACTTTTAAGGCGTTTGAAAACTATTGGCACAAGTCGTTGCACTTTGAAGTTTTAAAGGTGAATGAAAAACGCTTAAAAAGCGCGAGTGAAAATTTTGGGCTTTTTACGCTGTTAAAAAAACCCAGTTTGGAGCGTTTAGAAAGAGTCATTGAGTGCGAAAAACGCTTTTTGATTTTGGATTTTTTGGCGTTTTCTTGCACGCTGGGTTACAGCGTTAAAATGGAGAAGTTTTTATTAGAACTTGTGGGCAGGAGCGTTAAAGAAGTGCGCTTAATCGCTGCTTCTGTCAACGCGTTGAGTTTGGCCAGACAATTAGAACGTTTGGAGTATTCCAGCACACAAATGACACGCTTTAATCTAATGGGGTTAAAAACGCTTTTAAACAGCCCTTTATTTTTTGACATTTTAGAGGGTAAGGTTTTGGAGCGTTTGAAAAAGGGTTTGCATTTTATAGAGCCTGATTGCATGCTGGTAATACGCCCCATAGAATTTCAAAACAAACGAATGCAACTACTTTGCGTGGGGAAATTGGAATGCGATTATGAAGGGTTTTTTCAAACGATTTCTTAA